One segment of Nocardioides sp. QY071 DNA contains the following:
- a CDS encoding MerR family transcriptional regulator, with the protein MVKSEGPADGVTHDASGSDPQEELLTLEELTARVGLTVRTVRFYTSRGLVPPPIRRGRSGYYSAAHLARIELVLELQSHGFTLSAIERYVAGIPEDATPEDITLARTMLAPWQSDLPVEMDREQLEKKAGRPLSTEDVATLQALGVLRIRGTSYLVASNQLAIGIRLLELGFPREVAVAAAAVYQEHGEQMAKELYEVINDKLAPLYGDATTSEHFREIMERLKPLSVGGLVSAYESAVARAARTPRRR; encoded by the coding sequence ATGGTCAAGAGCGAGGGGCCCGCGGACGGTGTGACCCACGACGCATCCGGGAGCGATCCACAGGAGGAGCTGCTCACCCTCGAGGAGCTCACCGCACGGGTCGGGCTGACCGTGCGCACGGTGCGCTTCTACACCTCGCGGGGCCTGGTGCCGCCTCCGATCCGGCGCGGCCGGTCGGGCTACTACTCCGCCGCCCACCTGGCCCGGATCGAGCTCGTGCTGGAGCTGCAGAGCCACGGGTTCACGCTGTCCGCGATCGAGCGGTACGTCGCCGGCATCCCCGAGGACGCCACCCCCGAGGACATCACCCTGGCCCGCACCATGCTCGCCCCCTGGCAGTCCGACCTACCCGTCGAGATGGACCGCGAGCAGCTCGAGAAGAAGGCCGGCCGGCCACTCTCGACCGAGGACGTCGCCACCCTGCAGGCCCTCGGCGTGCTGCGGATCCGCGGGACGTCGTACCTCGTCGCCAGCAACCAGCTCGCCATCGGCATCCGCCTGCTCGAGCTCGGCTTCCCCCGCGAGGTCGCGGTCGCGGCCGCGGCGGTCTACCAGGAGCACGGCGAGCAGATGGCCAAGGAGCTCTACGAGGTCATCAACGACAAGCTCGCCCCGCTGTACGGCGACGCGACCACGTCCGAGCACTTCCGCGAGATCATGGAGCGGCTCAAGCCGCTGTCGGTCGGCGGCCTGGTGTCGGCGTACGAGTCAGCGGTCGCGCGCGCGGCGCGCACCCCACGGCGGCGCTGA
- a CDS encoding acetyl-CoA C-acetyltransferase: protein MAEAFVYDHLRTPRGRGKANGSLHEVKPVDLAVGLIDAVQERNPGLDTNRIDDVVLGVVSPIGDQGGDIAKTAAIAAGLPDTVAGVQLNRFCASGLEAVNQAAGRVRGGFEDLIIAGGVESMSRVPMGSDGGAWASDPATAFKAGFVPQGIGADLIATIEGWSREDVDAYAAESHHRAAKAQANGYFDGAIVPVKDINGLTVLDRDETVRPDTSVEGLAGLKPSFAQLGADAGFDDVALEKYHWIEKINHVHHAGNSSGIVDGSALTLIGNEQVGKDLGLTPRARIIATAVSGADPIIMLTGPAPAARKALAKAGLEVGDIDLFEINEAFAAVAMRFMRDMGISHDITNVNGGAIAMGHPLGATGAMILGTLIDELERRDLRRGLATLCVGGGMGIATIVERV from the coding sequence ATGGCAGAAGCATTCGTGTACGACCACCTCCGCACGCCGCGCGGTCGGGGCAAGGCCAACGGCTCCCTCCACGAGGTGAAGCCGGTCGACCTCGCCGTCGGGCTGATCGACGCCGTGCAGGAGCGCAACCCCGGCCTCGACACCAACCGCATCGACGACGTCGTGCTCGGTGTCGTCTCGCCGATCGGCGACCAGGGCGGCGACATCGCCAAGACCGCGGCCATCGCGGCCGGCCTGCCGGACACCGTCGCCGGGGTCCAGCTCAACCGCTTCTGCGCCTCGGGCCTCGAGGCCGTCAACCAGGCCGCCGGTCGCGTCCGCGGCGGGTTCGAGGACCTGATCATCGCCGGTGGCGTCGAGTCGATGAGCCGCGTGCCGATGGGCTCCGACGGTGGCGCCTGGGCGTCCGACCCGGCCACCGCGTTCAAGGCGGGCTTCGTGCCCCAGGGCATCGGCGCCGACCTGATCGCCACGATCGAGGGCTGGAGCCGCGAGGACGTCGACGCGTACGCCGCCGAGTCGCACCACCGGGCCGCCAAGGCCCAGGCCAACGGCTACTTCGACGGCGCGATCGTGCCGGTCAAGGACATCAACGGCCTGACCGTCCTCGACCGCGACGAGACGGTCCGCCCCGACACCTCCGTCGAGGGCCTCGCCGGCCTCAAGCCGTCCTTCGCCCAGCTCGGCGCCGACGCCGGCTTCGACGACGTGGCGCTCGAGAAGTACCACTGGATCGAGAAGATCAACCACGTCCACCACGCCGGCAACAGCTCGGGCATCGTCGACGGCTCCGCGCTCACCCTGATCGGCAACGAGCAGGTCGGCAAGGACCTCGGCCTGACCCCGCGCGCCCGCATCATCGCGACCGCGGTCTCCGGTGCGGACCCGATCATCATGCTGACCGGCCCGGCCCCGGCCGCCCGCAAGGCGCTGGCCAAGGCCGGCCTCGAGGTCGGTGACATCGACCTGTTCGAGATCAACGAGGCGTTCGCCGCCGTCGCCATGCGGTTCATGCGCGACATGGGCATCAGCCACGACATCACCAACGTCAACGGTGGTGCGATCGCCATGGGCCACCCGCTCGGTGCGACCGGCGCGATGATCCTCGGCAC